The genomic interval AGTTCAGTTTCACGTCGAAGCCCACTTCCAGTGGCAGGTCCAGCTCCACCAGCACGCCGTGGTAGCCGATGTCCAGGATGTGGGCCTTGATGGCGTTGGGCAGCACAGTGGTGCCTTCCAGAATCTGCAGGCTGCAGGGAATGCGCACCTCGGCCCGGTGGCTGCGGCGAAACTCCTGGCGCGGCACCTTCAGGTGCAGGCTGGGGATGGCGATGAGCTCGCGCACCTTCACCGGCACCAGCTTGCCCGCCACAAACACTTCCACCGGCTCGGTGGCCGACACCGTGCCGTGGCAGCGCTGGTAGGTGGTTTCGCTGATCAGCACCTGGCCGCGCAGGCTGAAGGATTCGATGCGCGAGGCCAGGCTGACCTGGTTGCCGATCACCGTGTACTGCGAAAACGCCTCCGAGCCAAACCGCCCCGCCATCACCGTGCCGGTGTTCAGGCCAATGCCCATGAACAGCTCAGGCATGCGGCCCCGCTGGTACTGGTCGTTCAGCAGGCGCATGGCCAGCTGCATCTCCACCGCGCAGGCCATGGCGCGCATCACGTCGTCGGGCCGCTGCACGGGCGCGCCAAACAGCACGGTCATGGAGTCGCCGGTGAACTTGTCGATCACGCCCTGGTAGCGGTAGATCACCGCGCTCATGCGCTCCAGGCACAGGTTGAGCATGGTGACGATGGTGCCTGCGGGCTGCGAGGACGTAAGCGCGATGAAGCCGCGCAGATCGGCCACCAGTATGGTCACCTCGCGGCTCACCACCGGCAGGCTGGCAGGCTCCGGGCCGCCCAGGGCCGCATCCACGATTTCCGCCAGCTCGGCCTGTACGGCGGGCGATACCGGCGCACCCGTCTCTCGCGCCAACAGCGCCTGCAGGCGACTGTGCGCCTCGGTCCTCGGATCAGTTTTCATGCGATTCATGTTCCATGTAGGTAAGCGAAGCCAGAATAGGGCGGCATCCGATTATGGTCAAGATGCAACGCCCTGAAACATTTAGGACTTACGCGGCGCCCCTGTATCGCCCTTCGGGCTTACAGGGGGAACTTGCGTAAGTCCTGGCACGTTCAATGCCCGACCACCCCATCGGCCTTGAACATCGCCTTGATGCCGCGCACCGCCTGGCGGATGCGGGCCTCGTTTTCGATCAGGGCAAAGCGCACGTGGCCATCGCCGTGGTCGCCAAAGCCGATGCCGGGCGATACCGACACCTTGGCCTTGGCCAGCAACTGGGTCGCAAATTCCAGCGAGCCCAGGGCCGCGTAGTGCGGTGGAATGCGCGCCCAGATGTACATGCTGGCCTTGGGGCAATCGACCTGCCAACCGGCCTCCATCAGGCCCTTGTAGAGCACGTCGCGGCGGCTTTGGTAGGTGGCGGCGATCTCGGCCACGCAGCTTTGGTCGCCCTCCAGCGCGGCGATGGCCGCGACCTGCAGCGGGGTGAAGGTTCCGTAGTCGTGGTAGCTCTTGATGCGCGCCAGGGCCGCCACCAGGTCGGGGTTGCCCACCATGAAGCCGATGCGCCAGCCCGCCATGTTGTAGCTCTTGCTCAGGGTGAAAAATTCCACCGCAATGTCTTTGGCACCCGGCACCTGCATGATGCTGGGGGCCTTCCAGCCGTCGAAGGTGATGTCGGCATAGGCCAGGTCGTGCACCACAAAGATGTCGTGCTTCTTGGCCAGGGCCACCACTTTCTCAAAGAACGGCAGCTCCACACACTGCGCCGTGGGGTTGCTGGGAAAGCCCAGCACCATCATCTTGGGCTTGGGGTAGCTGCCGCGGATGGCTTTTTCCAGCTCGCCAAAGAAGTCCACGCCCTCGGCCATGGGCACGCTGCGGATGTCGGCCCCGGCAATCACCGCGCCGTAGATGTGGATGGGGTAGCTGGGGTCGGGCACCAGCACGGTGTCGCCGCGGTCCAGCGTGGCCAGCATCAGGTGGGCCAGGCCCTCTTTGGAGCCGATGGTGACGATGGCCTCGCTGTCGGGGTCGATGTCTACCGCGTAACGGTCTTGGTACCACTTGCTGATGGCGCGGCGCAGGCGCGGAATGCCTTTGCTGGCCGAATAGCCGTGGGTGTCGGGCCGCTGCGCGACCTCGGTGAGCTTGGCGACGATGTGCGCGGGCGTGGCCCCGTCGGGGTTGCCCATGCTCATGTCGATGATGTCCTCGCCACGGCGGCGCGCAGCCAGCTTGAGTTCGGCCGTGATGTTGAAGACGTAGGGGGGAAGCCGGTCAATGCGCGCAAAACGGCGCTTGCCTGCGGGGGATGCAGCCATGTTGAAAAATCTCACGTAAGCGCCCGGAACCGTCCGAGCGACGTGGCCTGCCGATGTGGACAGGCCGGGTGAGATGGTATCAGGCGCTGAGGTTGACCAGCTGTCCAGTCGCCTGGCCCTGCGCATTCACCACAGGCGGCAGCAGCAGTGAGGCCGTAGGCGGGTCGGCGTAAAGCCGGGACACCGGGCTCGCGCTGGGGGCCCGGGGTTCGTTTTGGGCCACGCGCAAGGACTGCACATAGTTGGCCACCAGCTGGTTGCTGCGCTCGGCCAGCGACCGGGCATGGTCCTGGCTCACCTGGGCCGTGCGGTCGGCGCTGTCGGCCTGGCGGCGCAGGTCGTCGGCGGTGTTTTGGGCCTGCTCGGCATCGCGCCGGGCCTGGACCACGCGCGTTTTATCCGCCGAGAGCGACGGCGTTGCACTGATGCTGCCGCTGCTGCTATTCAAGGCGATGCTGACCATGGCGAACCCTGTAGCGCAGGCTCAGGCGGTGGTGTTGACAATGCGCCCGGTGGTTTGGCCCTGGCTGTTGACCACGGGTTTGGGCGGCTTGGACTCTTGCACCTCGGAGGCCTTTTTCAGGTCTGCATCGTCGGGCCGGGCGGCGCGGTTTTGCGCCTGCTGGGGGGCCTTGGCGGGAGAGATCGGCTGCGCGGTCTGCCGATAGACTGAAGAAACATCCATGTCGGGCTCCTGGGGTGGTGCCTTCATTTTAGGAGCGCACACGCTTGGTTGCAACGACTGGGAACCGCACCCCACCCGTTTTCCGGCCGGGCAGCTAAAATTTATAAAAAATAGGCCTCCAGCGCTTATTCCATCAGCACAAGCAGCTACAAAAACCATAGTCACTACCCCATGCCCACATCCCTCCCCCTGCGCCACTTTTTACTTGCCTTGGCCGTGGTGGCCGTGTGGGGCAGCAACTTTGTGGTGATCAAGGTGGCGCTGGTGCATTTCCCGCCGCTGTTGCTGGCGGCTTTGCGGTTTGTGCTGGCGCTGCTGCCCGCCGTGCTGTTGCTGCCGCGCCCGGCGGCCAGCTGGGGCAATCTGGCGGCGTACGGGCTGTTGATTGGCGTGGGGCAGTTCGGCCTGCTGTACATGGCCATGCAAGGGCATATCTCGCCGGGGCTGGCCTCGCTGGTGGTGCAGGTGCAGGTGTTTTTTACCATCGGCCTGGCGATGCGCACCACGCACGAGCGGGTGCAGGCCTTCCAGTGGTGCGCGCTGCTGCTGGCGGTGGCGGGCATTGCGGTGATCGTGCTGCACACCGACGGCAGCACCACGCCGCTGGGGCTGGCCATGGTGGTGGGTGCGGCGCTGTCGTGGGCGGGTGGCAATACGGCTTCACGCCAGGCGGGCAAGGTGGACATGCTGGCCTACGTGGTCTGGTCCAGCGCGTTTGCGGTGCCGCCTTTGCTGCTGCTGTCTTTGGTGGTGGAAGGGGCGGATGCCTGGCACACCGCCATCACCCAGGCCGATCTGCCGAGTTGGCGGGCGCTGGCCTGGCAGGCCTGGGGCAACAGCCTGTTTGGCTACGCCGCCTGGGGCTGGCTGCTGGCACGCCACCCGGCGGCCACCATCACGCCCACAGCCTTGCTGGTGCCGGTGTTTGGCATGGGCGCATCGGCCTGGTGGCTGGGCGAGCCGCTGCCTGCGTGGAAGCTGGTGGCCGCCGCCCTGGTGATGCTGGGGCTGCTGCTGAACCTGCTGTGGCCGCGCCTGCGGCACCGTATGCCGGGGTAGGCAGACACCTGCGCGACAGCACTGCCGTACTGTCACCATGCTTTCACGGCCCTGTCACGCCGCGCCTCTGTAATGCGACCTTCCCACAGGAGCTTCGTACCATGCGCGATACCGACAACACCCCTAACCGCCGCCACTTCCTCGTCCACACGACATCTACCGCAGCCGTTTTGGCCGTCAGCGGCACGCTGGTAGCTTGCGGCGACGGCGGCAGCCCCGAGCCCGCAGAATTCAAATACGGCGTGGCCAGCGGCGACCCCCTGGCCACCAGCGTGATCTTGTGGACGCACGCCAAGATTGCGGGCAGCACCCGCAACGTGGGCCTGACCTGGCAGCTGGCCAGCGACAACAACTTCACCACGCCGCTGAAATCAGGCCGGGTAGAGGCCACCGAGGCCAGCAACTTCACCGCCAAGGTCGATGTGACCGGCCTGGTGGCGGGCAACAGCTACTTCTACCGCTTTGTGGACGATGCCGGCGTGGCATCTACCGTGGGCAGCACCCGCACCCTGCCCGCCAGCGCTGCGACCTCGGTGAAGCTGGCGGTGTTCTCGTGCGCGCTGTACTCCGAGGGCTACTTCAACACCTACGATGCCGCCGCCAAATCCGACGCGCAGTACGCCATCCACCTGGGCGACTACCTCTACGAATACGGCTCCGACCCGGCCAAGTTCGGCAACACCGATGCCGTGGCCCTGGGCCGCGTGACCAGTCCGGCCAACGACATCGTCAGCCTGAGCGACTACCGCACCCGCTTCGCCCTGTACCGCGCCGACCCCAACCTGCAGGCGCTGCACGCCAGGATGCCGATGATTGCCGTGTGGGACGACCACGAATTTGCCAATAACGCCTATGTAGGCGGTGCCGAAAACCACAACCCCGCCACCCAG from Comamonadaceae bacterium OS-1 carries:
- the alaC gene encoding glutamate-pyruvate aminotransferase AlaC, coding for MAASPAGKRRFARIDRLPPYVFNITAELKLAARRRGEDIIDMSMGNPDGATPAHIVAKLTEVAQRPDTHGYSASKGIPRLRRAISKWYQDRYAVDIDPDSEAIVTIGSKEGLAHLMLATLDRGDTVLVPDPSYPIHIYGAVIAGADIRSVPMAEGVDFFGELEKAIRGSYPKPKMMVLGFPSNPTAQCVELPFFEKVVALAKKHDIFVVHDLAYADITFDGWKAPSIMQVPGAKDIAVEFFTLSKSYNMAGWRIGFMVGNPDLVAALARIKSYHDYGTFTPLQVAAIAALEGDQSCVAEIAATYQSRRDVLYKGLMEAGWQVDCPKASMYIWARIPPHYAALGSLEFATQLLAKAKVSVSPGIGFGDHGDGHVRFALIENEARIRQAVRGIKAMFKADGVVGH
- the eamA gene encoding putative amino-acid metabolite efflux pump; this translates as MPTSLPLRHFLLALAVVAVWGSNFVVIKVALVHFPPLLLAALRFVLALLPAVLLLPRPAASWGNLAAYGLLIGVGQFGLLYMAMQGHISPGLASLVVQVQVFFTIGLAMRTTHERVQAFQWCALLLAVAGIAVIVLHTDGSTTPLGLAMVVGAALSWAGGNTASRQAGKVDMLAYVVWSSAFAVPPLLLLSLVVEGADAWHTAITQADLPSWRALAWQAWGNSLFGYAAWGWLLARHPAATITPTALLVPVFGMGASAWWLGEPLPAWKLVAAALVMLGLLLNLLWPRLRHRMPG